A region of Streptomyces halobius DNA encodes the following proteins:
- a CDS encoding pyridoxal phosphate-dependent aminotransferase produces the protein MDRPLLNRRLAEFGTTIFAEMSALAVRTGSINLGQGFPDTDGPEEIREAAVRALRDGRGNQYPPGPGIPELRIAVAAHQKRFYGHLGLAYDPDTEVLVTAGATEAIAASLLALLEPGDEVIALEPYYDSYAACIAMAGGTRVPVTLRPHPETGAYALDLDELRDAVTDRTRLILLNTPHNPTGTVLTRDELTAIAGLAVERDLLVITDEVYEHLVFEGAHLPLASFPGMRDRTVTVSSAGKTFSFTGWKVGWVTATPALVSAVRSAKQFLTYVSAGPFQYALAEALALPDSYYTGLRDDLRTKRDILATGLTEAGFRVYRPTGTYFITTDIRPLGETDGFAFCRTLPERAGVVAIPNAVFYDHRDQGAPFVRFAFCKQEKVLQEAVGRLQLL, from the coding sequence ATGGACCGACCGCTGCTCAATCGCCGCCTCGCCGAGTTCGGCACGACGATCTTCGCCGAGATGTCGGCACTCGCCGTACGGACCGGCTCCATCAACCTCGGCCAGGGCTTCCCGGACACCGACGGCCCCGAGGAAATCCGCGAGGCGGCCGTCCGCGCGCTCCGCGACGGCCGCGGCAACCAGTACCCGCCGGGCCCCGGCATCCCCGAACTCCGTATCGCCGTCGCCGCGCACCAGAAGCGCTTCTACGGACACCTCGGCCTGGCCTACGACCCCGACACCGAGGTCCTGGTCACCGCCGGCGCCACGGAAGCGATCGCCGCCTCCCTGCTCGCCCTCCTCGAACCGGGCGACGAGGTCATCGCGCTGGAGCCGTACTACGACTCGTACGCCGCGTGCATCGCGATGGCGGGCGGCACCCGTGTCCCGGTGACCCTGCGTCCGCACCCGGAGACCGGCGCGTACGCCCTCGACCTGGACGAACTCCGGGACGCCGTCACCGACCGCACCCGCCTCATCCTCCTCAACACCCCGCACAACCCCACCGGCACCGTCCTCACCCGCGACGAACTCACCGCCATCGCCGGGCTGGCGGTGGAGCGCGACCTCCTCGTCATCACCGACGAGGTCTACGAACACCTCGTCTTCGAGGGCGCTCACCTCCCCCTCGCGTCCTTCCCCGGAATGCGCGACCGCACCGTCACCGTCAGTTCGGCTGGCAAGACCTTTTCCTTCACCGGGTGGAAGGTCGGCTGGGTCACCGCCACACCCGCATTGGTCAGCGCCGTCCGCTCCGCGAAACAATTCCTGACCTATGTCTCCGCCGGCCCGTTCCAATACGCCCTCGCCGAGGCGCTCGCCCTCCCGGACAGCTACTACACGGGCCTCCGGGACGACCTCCGCACGAAACGCGACATCCTGGCAACCGGCCTCACCGAAGCGGGTTTCCGGGTCTACCGCCCCACCGGCACCTACTTCATCACCACCGATATCCGCCCCCTCGGCGAAACCGACGGCTTCGCCTTCTGCCGCACCCTCCCGGAACGCGCCGGTGTGGTCGCCATCCCGAACGCGGTCTTCTACGACCACCGTGACCAGGGCGCTCCCTTCGTCCGCTTCGCTTTCTGCAAACAGGAAAAGGTGCTGCAGGAGGCCGTCGGACGCCTTCAGCTGCTGTGA
- a CDS encoding DUF2617 family protein, which yields MLTTLKTAYTDTRASDLAWALGREPLPALAVLDLQLDEAQVQLRLLGASHQVLLEEEHGSCSETVACMPGSSTPLPLGVAKRLGDWEYEFAAHVETLSRGSFAGRAQELLALVAEHPHGLAGTFPGSPHAFTAMLAQRQPGQVHWRTWHAYPQEGRLVATRTRVGVRAAVVAV from the coding sequence ATGCTCACCACCCTGAAAACGGCTTACACCGATACCCGTGCATCCGATCTGGCCTGGGCCCTGGGCAGGGAACCCCTGCCGGCGCTCGCCGTACTGGACCTCCAACTCGACGAGGCACAGGTGCAGTTGAGGCTCCTGGGGGCCTCGCATCAGGTCCTCCTTGAGGAGGAGCACGGCAGCTGTTCCGAGACGGTCGCCTGTATGCCGGGAAGCAGTACGCCGCTTCCGCTGGGTGTCGCGAAGCGGCTGGGTGACTGGGAGTACGAATTCGCCGCGCACGTCGAGACGTTGTCGCGCGGATCGTTCGCGGGGCGCGCGCAGGAGTTGCTCGCGCTGGTCGCCGAACATCCGCATGGCCTCGCCGGGACGTTCCCCGGCTCGCCGCACGCGTTCACCGCGATGTTGGCGCAGCGTCAACCAGGACAGGTGCACTGGCGGACCTGGCATGCGTACCCGCAGGAGGGCCGGCTCGTGGCCACCCGTACACGCGTCGGCGTACGGGCGGCGGTCGTCGCGGTCTAG
- a CDS encoding polyamine aminopropyltransferase: MIDPPEPALTGALRPSEAMQSARLPVPSGLGRLLVLAVVFVCAACGLVYELELVALATYLVGDSVTQASVVLSVMVFAMGVGALLAKRLRCRAAVGFGAVEAALALIGGTSAMALYACFAWFGESRSALVGFSLAIGVLVGAEVPLLMTLIQRVRRQDAGGAVADLFAADYVGALVGGLAFPFLLLPRLGQLTGALVTGGVNAVAGGALVLWLFRHDLTVRARWTLLAVNALVLAVLAAGVLLATPFEQAARRAVYGSAARVAVQTDVQEVVMTGGAGHGAGAGRGRKGSGRPLELYLDGRLRVSADNEYRYHEALVHPAMSGGPRGRVLVLGGGDGLAVREILRYRAVRSVTLVELDPGVVRLARTDSGLSALNRHSLSDPRVRVVTGDAFDWLRRQGASPGRRRPVPYDVIVSDLPDPGITASTKLYSEEFYGLAVRMLADDGRLVVHAGPPRVRPRAYWTVEATLRSVGLSTAPYRMPGRYTDFAGGPDRELGLPGPGGPPGLGDLIDLDSPAVPPGPRTVPTADRTRYWGFVLAARRPPRPALAPDAPPLVAVTREALRASARASARARIPGLPASTLMHPRYRE; the protein is encoded by the coding sequence ATGATCGACCCGCCAGAGCCCGCTCTCACCGGCGCCCTCCGGCCGTCGGAGGCCATGCAGTCGGCGCGACTGCCCGTGCCGTCGGGGCTCGGCCGACTGCTCGTTCTCGCCGTGGTTTTCGTCTGCGCCGCCTGCGGTCTGGTCTATGAGCTCGAACTGGTCGCTCTGGCAACGTACTTGGTCGGCGACTCGGTCACCCAGGCGTCGGTTGTCCTCTCCGTCATGGTCTTCGCGATGGGCGTCGGCGCGCTGCTGGCGAAGCGACTGCGCTGCCGGGCGGCGGTCGGATTCGGTGCGGTCGAGGCGGCCCTCGCGCTCATCGGCGGCACCTCGGCGATGGCGCTCTACGCCTGCTTCGCCTGGTTCGGCGAGTCCCGCTCCGCGCTCGTCGGCTTCTCCCTGGCCATCGGCGTACTGGTCGGCGCCGAGGTGCCGCTGCTGATGACGCTGATCCAGCGGGTCCGCCGCCAGGACGCGGGCGGTGCGGTCGCCGATCTCTTCGCCGCGGACTACGTGGGCGCGCTCGTCGGCGGCCTGGCGTTCCCCTTCCTTCTGCTGCCCCGCCTGGGGCAGTTGACCGGGGCACTGGTCACCGGCGGGGTCAACGCGGTGGCCGGCGGCGCGCTCGTGCTGTGGCTGTTCCGCCACGATCTGACCGTCCGCGCGCGCTGGACGCTGCTCGCCGTCAACGCGCTGGTGCTCGCCGTGCTCGCCGCGGGCGTGTTGCTGGCCACGCCCTTCGAACAGGCCGCCCGGCGGGCGGTGTACGGCTCGGCGGCGCGGGTCGCGGTGCAGACCGACGTCCAGGAAGTGGTGATGACGGGCGGCGCGGGCCATGGAGCCGGTGCGGGACGGGGGAGGAAAGGTTCCGGCCGTCCGCTGGAGCTCTATCTGGACGGCCGGCTGCGGGTCAGCGCGGACAACGAGTACCGCTACCACGAAGCGCTGGTGCATCCGGCGATGTCGGGCGGCCCGCGCGGCCGGGTACTGGTCCTCGGCGGCGGGGACGGACTCGCCGTCCGCGAGATCCTCCGTTACCGCGCGGTCCGTTCGGTGACCCTGGTCGAACTCGATCCCGGTGTCGTGCGGTTGGCGCGAACGGACTCTGGACTGTCGGCCCTCAACCGGCATTCGCTGAGCGATCCGCGGGTGCGGGTGGTGACGGGGGACGCCTTCGACTGGCTGCGGCGGCAGGGCGCGTCCCCCGGGCGTCGGCGGCCGGTGCCGTACGACGTCATCGTCTCCGACCTCCCCGATCCCGGGATCACCGCCAGCACCAAGCTCTACTCCGAGGAGTTCTACGGCCTCGCGGTGCGCATGCTGGCCGACGACGGGCGGCTGGTGGTGCACGCGGGGCCGCCGCGGGTGCGGCCGCGGGCCTATTGGACGGTCGAGGCGACCCTGCGGTCGGTGGGCCTGTCGACAGCGCCCTACCGCATGCCCGGCCGGTACACGGACTTCGCCGGTGGCCCGGACCGCGAGCTCGGCCTCCCCGGGCCCGGCGGCCCGCCCGGCCTCGGCGACCTGATCGACCTGGATTCGCCCGCCGTCCCGCCGGGCCCGAGGACCGTGCCGACGGCCGACCGGACCCGGTACTGGGGCTTCGTACTCGCCGCGCGACGACCGCCCCGGCCGGCCTTGGCCCCCGACGCGCCACCGCTCGTCGCCGTCACCCGCGAGGCACTACGGGCCAGTGCCCGGGCATCGGCCCGCGCGCGGATCCCCGGTCTGCCGGCGTCGACGTTGATGCATCCGCGGTATCGGGAGTAG
- a CDS encoding SRPBCC domain-containing protein — MEHEVFVPFPVGTVRQALTEPERVARCVPGVQLDADATPDNPEGRLRLRIGSSTITYRGTLTVGAADAGGAEEAGVTVEAQGTEARGDGSVALTLAVRLSQAAEPGPGTTLTCVGTVQGDGRLAQVTDQSAETAGRRLLDRFAANLAVDLEQRPVGDQTSGSEPTSGPESEVGSEPEAGSEPEAGSGDGPEVSAEPSGRGVFDTEVPPPSLDPRSDMDETGEADDADGTDAAADAAEAMDAGDLADLGDVSDADAAYDHAYDDDIDGAVPAEAAHARRTMIGRSAEEVDHAPPRGRYAPVPPPETSGTSAALRWAAPAAAVVIASAVVVGRVLRRRR, encoded by the coding sequence ATGGAGCATGAGGTGTTCGTTCCGTTTCCCGTCGGGACCGTGCGGCAGGCGCTCACCGAGCCGGAGCGGGTGGCGCGCTGTGTGCCAGGCGTCCAGCTCGACGCCGACGCGACCCCGGACAACCCCGAAGGCCGACTGCGGCTGCGTATCGGCAGCTCCACCATCACCTATCGCGGCACGCTGACGGTGGGGGCCGCCGACGCGGGGGGCGCCGAAGAGGCCGGGGTGACCGTCGAGGCGCAGGGCACCGAGGCGCGCGGCGACGGATCCGTGGCGCTGACGCTGGCCGTCCGGCTGTCCCAGGCCGCCGAACCCGGTCCCGGTACGACGCTGACCTGCGTCGGCACGGTCCAGGGCGACGGCCGGCTCGCCCAGGTCACCGATCAATCCGCCGAAACCGCGGGCCGTCGCCTGCTGGATCGTTTCGCGGCGAACCTGGCCGTGGATCTGGAGCAGCGGCCGGTGGGCGACCAGACGTCGGGTTCGGAGCCGACATCGGGTCCGGAGTCGGAGGTGGGCTCGGAGCCGGAGGCTGGCTCCGAGCCGGAAGCGGGCTCGGGGGACGGGCCTGAGGTGTCCGCCGAGCCGTCCGGGCGTGGGGTGTTCGACACCGAGGTGCCGCCGCCATCGCTCGATCCGCGCAGTGACATGGACGAGACGGGTGAGGCGGATGACGCGGACGGCACGGACGCGGCGGCGGACGCGGCGGAGGCCATGGACGCGGGCGATCTGGCCGACTTGGGAGACGTAAGCGATGCGGACGCCGCGTACGACCACGCCTACGACGACGACATCGACGGCGCTGTGCCCGCCGAGGCCGCGCATGCCCGCCGCACCATGATCGGCCGCAGCGCGGAGGAGGTCGACCACGCACCGCCGCGCGGACGGTACGCGCCGGTGCCCCCGCCGGAGACGAGCGGCACGTCGGCAGCCCTCCGGTGGGCGGCGCCGGCGGCCGCGGTGGTGATCGCTTCCGCTGTGGTGGTGGGTCGCGTGCTGCGCCGCCGCCGATAG
- a CDS encoding aldose epimerase family protein, which translates to MSIDKDTQPAPQAAGVSLAAGDTELTVHPDNGCRIGSFRVGGMELLRQGAAYGCFPMVPWCGRIDHGRFRSGGVLHQMSVNDPPHALHGTGRDLRWRTARASATQAAFTYDLADTAAPWPYPGLVTQLVELAGDGRSLTLTLGVEASGDSFPAQAGWHPWFVRYLGAADGEGGGSGAQVQLDFTAEWQEERGEDHLPTGRRIVPKPGPWDDCFGMPRGVAVTVTWPGRLELKITSRAEWVVVYDEQAEAVCVEPQSGPPNGLNTLPRLVTPIDPLEISTTWSWRPLA; encoded by the coding sequence GTGAGCATCGACAAAGACACCCAGCCCGCGCCGCAGGCGGCGGGCGTCTCGTTGGCTGCCGGGGACACCGAACTGACCGTTCATCCGGACAACGGCTGCCGCATCGGCAGCTTCCGGGTCGGGGGGATGGAGCTGCTGCGGCAGGGCGCGGCGTATGGCTGTTTCCCCATGGTCCCGTGGTGCGGCCGGATCGACCACGGACGGTTCCGCAGTGGCGGCGTGCTGCATCAGATGTCGGTCAACGACCCGCCGCACGCCCTCCACGGCACCGGCCGCGATCTTCGCTGGCGCACGGCGCGGGCGAGCGCGACACAGGCCGCGTTCACCTACGATCTCGCCGATACGGCGGCCCCCTGGCCGTATCCGGGGCTGGTCACCCAGCTCGTCGAACTCGCCGGGGACGGCCGTTCGCTCACCCTCACCCTGGGTGTCGAGGCGAGCGGCGACTCCTTCCCCGCGCAGGCCGGTTGGCATCCGTGGTTCGTACGGTATCTCGGCGCGGCCGATGGCGAGGGCGGCGGCAGCGGGGCCCAGGTGCAGCTCGACTTCACCGCGGAGTGGCAGGAGGAGCGGGGTGAGGACCACCTGCCGACCGGCCGGCGGATCGTGCCGAAGCCGGGTCCCTGGGACGACTGCTTCGGTATGCCGCGCGGTGTCGCGGTGACGGTCACCTGGCCGGGCCGACTGGAGCTGAAGATCACCAGCCGCGCGGAGTGGGTTGTCGTCTACGACGAGCAGGCGGAGGCGGTCTGCGTCGAACCGCAGTCGGGCCCGCCGAACGGTCTCAATACACTGCCGCGCCTGGTCACGCCCATCGATCCCCTGGAGATCTCCACGACGTGGAGCTGGCGGCCGCTGGCTTAA